The Candidatus Zixiibacteriota bacterium genome includes a window with the following:
- a CDS encoding periplasmic heavy metal sensor — translation MRKEKYFALIFVLLLVLLFGNAIRAQEPGWPGCGRGEERARNLESLRLLKLMEALELNDEQSTKFISLFVDFRKEMRGINDDIQTEIDHLSELLSAEKPSEDSIKTEIARIEALKSGMEDNQRKFHTEVSKLLTVVQMGKMVVFEMRFERELIMNVRGLRTGQMPPLGP, via the coding sequence ATGAGGAAAGAGAAATATTTTGCCCTGATCTTTGTTTTGCTGCTTGTTCTTCTCTTTGGCAATGCAATTCGCGCTCAGGAGCCTGGTTGGCCCGGCTGTGGCCGGGGAGAAGAACGGGCCAGAAATCTGGAAAGCCTTCGACTCTTGAAGCTGATGGAAGCATTGGAATTGAATGATGAACAGAGCACCAAATTTATCTCCTTATTTGTGGACTTCAGAAAGGAGATGCGCGGGATTAATGACGATATCCAGACTGAAATAGACCATCTATCTGAATTATTGAGCGCCGAGAAGCCCTCCGAAGATTCCATAAAGACGGAAATAGCCAGAATAGAGGCACTAAAGTCAGGGATGGAGGATAATCAAAGGAAATTTCATACTGAAGTTTCAAAACTATTAACCGTGGTACAGATGGGGAAGATGGTGGTTTTTGAGATGCGGTTTGAGCGGGAACTGATAATGAATGTCAGAGGTCTCCGCACCGGTCAAATGCCGCCGCTCGGCCCCTGA
- the rnr gene encoding ribonuclease R → MSIKDQYIIDYLAYKAGRPLKLRELAHELRISEKEYPSFRGAVKKLIDSGKLVKLRRNRLGVPSELNLVVGNISISKGGYGTTFTESGEPVVIPPSDTLTALDGDKVMVRVETGDENELHGKVIKVLERASRNIIGTFRIGRNFSFVVPDNKKVQRDIYIPVKLSQKARDGERVVARINSWEDALSNPEGEVLERIGMPGEPGVDLLTVIKNYELPEEFPRKVIEETEEAAAFFAPEELGRRHDFTKDIIYTIDPEDAKDHDDAISVTKTPQGYRLGVHIADVSFFVREGTMLDKEAFERGNSVYLPGMVIPMLPEKLSNDLCSLRPNRKRLVYSALINFDVDGNMRDWELCEGVINSKAKLSYEEVQEFFNTGKSGDSVGKVAENLLLARQLASLLQKKRIAEGSLDFDLPEAKIVLNSRGEIIEIGNRVRLESHRLIEEFMLAANKAVALHVFRMGQKFLYRVHDKPDMEKLEAFSYLVSTLGYHFPVSDTVKPIQFSRFLEKIKGKPEEELLNELALRSMKKAVYQPQNIGHFGLAFTHYTHFTSPIRRYPDLMVHRLLRKLKSGRYPETLSKRIDNILTNVGQHCSETERTAEAAEREAIKIKQVAFMAERIGQEYVGVISGLLNFGFFVRLGGTGAEGMVRLSSLDDDYYKYDADHFRLVGRRTGRIFRLGDQVTVGIQTVDKVKNEINLYLVEAAEPRQRKSKRKHRQR, encoded by the coding sequence ATGAGTATTAAAGATCAGTATATAATTGATTATCTGGCCTATAAGGCCGGAAGACCTTTGAAATTGAGAGAGCTGGCTCACGAATTAAGAATTTCTGAAAAGGAATACCCATCTTTCCGAGGCGCTGTCAAGAAGTTGATAGATTCCGGAAAATTGGTGAAGCTGCGGCGAAACCGATTGGGAGTCCCCTCGGAATTGAATCTGGTGGTCGGCAATATCTCTATTTCCAAAGGAGGATATGGAACGACCTTCACCGAATCAGGCGAGCCGGTTGTGATTCCTCCCTCCGATACTCTTACGGCCCTCGACGGTGATAAAGTCATGGTGCGGGTCGAGACCGGCGATGAAAACGAATTGCATGGTAAAGTAATTAAGGTTCTGGAGCGGGCCTCACGCAATATTATCGGGACTTTCAGAATCGGCCGGAATTTCAGCTTTGTCGTCCCGGACAATAAGAAAGTCCAGCGCGATATTTATATTCCTGTCAAATTATCCCAGAAAGCGCGTGATGGCGAGCGGGTGGTGGCCCGAATCAACTCCTGGGAGGATGCTTTGAGCAATCCGGAGGGAGAGGTACTGGAGAGAATCGGTATGCCGGGCGAGCCGGGCGTGGATCTTCTGACGGTTATAAAGAATTATGAACTTCCCGAGGAATTCCCCAGAAAAGTAATCGAGGAAACCGAAGAGGCCGCCGCATTTTTTGCACCGGAGGAATTGGGTCGGCGGCATGATTTCACCAAAGATATTATTTATACCATCGATCCTGAGGATGCCAAAGACCATGATGATGCCATTTCTGTGACGAAAACGCCCCAGGGATACCGCCTGGGAGTGCATATTGCCGATGTTTCTTTCTTTGTGCGCGAAGGAACGATGCTCGACAAGGAGGCATTCGAACGGGGCAATTCGGTCTACCTTCCGGGGATGGTGATACCGATGCTTCCCGAGAAGCTTTCCAACGACCTCTGTTCTCTGCGGCCGAACCGCAAGCGGCTGGTTTATTCGGCACTCATCAATTTTGATGTTGACGGCAACATGCGGGATTGGGAACTCTGCGAAGGGGTGATCAACTCCAAGGCCAAGTTAAGCTATGAAGAAGTGCAGGAATTTTTCAACACCGGCAAATCTGGTGATAGTGTCGGCAAGGTGGCCGAGAATCTTCTTCTGGCGCGGCAGCTTGCCTCCCTGCTTCAAAAGAAGAGGATAGCGGAGGGTTCTCTGGACTTTGATCTTCCCGAGGCCAAAATAGTTCTTAACAGTAGAGGGGAGATTATTGAAATAGGAAACCGTGTGCGGTTGGAGTCGCACCGTCTTATTGAGGAATTCATGCTGGCGGCCAATAAGGCGGTGGCGTTGCATGTCTTCCGGATGGGACAAAAATTTCTCTATCGGGTACATGACAAGCCCGATATGGAGAAACTTGAGGCGTTTTCCTATCTGGTTTCGACTCTGGGATACCATTTCCCGGTTTCCGACACGGTCAAGCCGATTCAATTCTCCCGTTTTCTGGAAAAAATAAAAGGGAAACCGGAGGAGGAGCTTCTCAACGAACTGGCGCTCCGCTCCATGAAGAAGGCGGTCTATCAGCCGCAAAATATCGGTCATTTTGGATTGGCATTCACCCATTACACTCATTTTACTTCGCCTATCAGGCGTTATCCCGATTTGATGGTGCACCGTCTGCTGCGGAAACTGAAAAGCGGGCGTTACCCCGAAACATTGAGCAAGCGTATTGATAATATTTTGACCAATGTCGGGCAGCATTGCTCCGAGACCGAGCGCACCGCCGAAGCGGCGGAACGGGAAGCAATCAAAATCAAGCAGGTGGCTTTCATGGCCGAGCGGATAGGCCAGGAATATGTCGGAGTAATATCGGGGCTTCTGAATTTCGGTTTCTTTGTTCGTCTCGGCGGGACCGGGGCGGAGGGGATGGTTCGTCTATCCAGTCTTGATGATGATTACTATAAGTATGATGCGGACCATTTTCGTCTCGTGGGAAGAAGAACCGGGCGTATTTTTCGATTGGGGGATCAAGTGACGGTGGGAATTCAGACAGTCGATAAGGTCAAAAACGAAATAAATCTTTATCTGGTTGAAGCCGCCGAACCCCGGCAACGAAAGTCTAAAAGGAAACATCGTCAAAGATGA
- a CDS encoding sigma-54 dependent transcriptional regulator, with the protein MIQNILVLAKPEFAEGDPLFGSTFRAMGEFVSELSQLYTILKERSVELILIGGEFQGINPGIIRRIRMRAPVVDIWKIVPTMQHQIGDEGLSLDGFISLADGADSIAKKVRRILYQKALLRKYDLVGRSEKMKMVAETIDRIAATDISVLIIGPSGSGKELVARAIHTNSNRNERRFVAVNCGALAEGILESELFGHEKGAFTGSVGKREGLFVQADGGTIFLDEIGETRPDMQVKLLRVLEDGIFYPVGGDKPAHSDVRVIAATNRDLSEAIREGAFREDLYFRLGVVKIILSSLYERKEDILPLLCHFASCEKVKGFSDGAVDLLLRYDWPGNVRQLRNFVAHVAALHPEGEISVHNVEQFIAEQGITQRQLPVVTGRTPDEAGHELIYRALLSLGSEIKMLRDLITVNLPTRTEFENGAAGQQTTVAGSGGTMQEVEKEMIEAALNEANGNRKMVARKLGIGERTLYRKLKKYHLT; encoded by the coding sequence ATGATACAGAACATATTGGTACTTGCCAAACCGGAATTTGCGGAGGGGGATCCGCTTTTTGGCAGTACTTTCAGGGCGATGGGGGAATTCGTTTCAGAGCTGTCACAATTATATACTATCCTCAAGGAGCGTTCGGTCGAGTTGATTCTTATCGGTGGGGAATTTCAGGGGATTAATCCCGGGATCATAAGACGAATCAGAATGCGGGCGCCGGTTGTCGATATCTGGAAAATTGTCCCGACCATGCAGCATCAAATCGGCGACGAAGGGTTATCGCTTGATGGGTTCATCAGCCTGGCCGATGGTGCCGATTCCATCGCCAAGAAGGTCCGCCGCATTTTGTATCAAAAGGCTCTGCTGCGAAAATACGATCTGGTGGGGCGCTCGGAAAAAATGAAAATGGTCGCCGAAACGATAGATAGAATCGCCGCGACTGATATCAGTGTCCTGATAATCGGGCCCTCGGGTAGCGGCAAGGAACTCGTGGCCCGCGCCATACATACTAATTCCAATCGAAACGAGCGCCGTTTTGTGGCGGTGAACTGTGGGGCGCTGGCCGAGGGGATTCTGGAATCGGAGCTCTTCGGGCATGAAAAGGGTGCATTCACCGGATCGGTCGGCAAGCGTGAAGGACTCTTTGTGCAGGCAGACGGCGGCACAATTTTCCTTGATGAAATCGGCGAGACGAGACCGGATATGCAGGTAAAGCTATTGCGGGTGCTGGAAGACGGCATTTTCTACCCGGTGGGAGGCGACAAACCTGCCCATTCCGATGTCCGGGTAATTGCGGCCACAAATCGCGACCTGTCGGAGGCGATACGGGAAGGTGCTTTCCGTGAGGACCTCTATTTTCGCCTCGGCGTGGTCAAGATAATTCTTTCCTCGCTCTACGAGAGGAAAGAAGATATTCTTCCCCTGCTCTGCCACTTCGCATCGTGTGAAAAAGTAAAAGGATTCTCGGATGGCGCTGTTGATTTGCTCTTACGGTATGACTGGCCGGGGAATGTGAGACAGTTGCGCAACTTTGTGGCGCATGTGGCGGCGCTTCACCCGGAAGGTGAAATTTCCGTACATAATGTTGAACAGTTTATCGCCGAACAGGGGATAACGCAGCGACAACTGCCGGTCGTAACCGGGAGGACGCCGGATGAAGCCGGGCATGAATTAATTTACCGCGCACTGCTCTCGCTGGGAAGCGAAATCAAGATGCTGCGTGACTTGATAACGGTCAATCTTCCGACCAGAACAGAATTCGAAAATGGCGCCGCCGGGCAGCAGACAACAGTCGCCGGATCGGGTGGGACAATGCAGGAGGTGGAAAAAGAGATGATTGAAGCGGCGCTGAATGAAGCCAACGGCAATCGCAAGATGGTGGCTCGAAAGCTCGGTATCGGCGAAAGAACGCTCTACCGAAAATTGAAGAAGTACCATCTGACTTGA
- a CDS encoding lamin tail domain-containing protein — protein sequence MSRIFCTLLFLLAAFGLAQADIIINEVMSNELGANVSLEWIELYNNSDSAKSLLFYSLDIDGVSLTLPGISLGPYQYYIACRRLYDSATVIGFESVWGDGSGLWGDTPQENYQVHRLAELALRNDSGTIILKYASIAKSIFHWTSAGQDGVSWERFAPTSLVISNSFDPRGGTPGRINSSTPRQDDLALLKISAYPESDNMTGLNYLIANIGLQPVSGAALSIYYDNNEDSIVADSDFVVIFNLPDMAPGDTIARIENLHLRGTYATLLARLPQDDRPANNLVLLTAPGEYFPPIILSEFLADPQSPLRAEWVEIKNRSDSTINIKGWLLGDSARQYQITALDYFLSVGEYLVLCDDSSAFKSFYTASEIPLLQMSGWASLNNNGDKIRLTDSFGFVADSFLYSLAYGDNYTWGRGGEVDITGRWGRSVSPGGTPGQGNEVYYQASASKIEIKVEPNPFSPREDGEMVITFAVPPGDNLSMRLYDTEGRVVKTLLDKMPALDGTVRWNGSSEAGRRLPVGIYILFVEVYGREQYKQTVVIAP from the coding sequence ATGAGCCGGATTTTTTGCACATTGTTATTTCTGTTGGCGGCTTTTGGTTTGGCGCAGGCCGATATAATTATCAACGAGGTCATGTCCAACGAACTTGGCGCCAACGTGTCGCTGGAGTGGATTGAATTATATAATAACTCCGATAGTGCCAAATCGCTTCTGTTCTACTCGCTTGACATTGATGGTGTCAGTCTTACTCTGCCCGGTATCTCGTTGGGGCCATATCAATATTATATCGCATGTCGCAGGTTGTACGATTCGGCAACCGTTATCGGTTTTGAATCGGTTTGGGGCGACGGCAGCGGCTTATGGGGTGACACACCTCAGGAAAATTATCAGGTACACCGCCTCGCGGAACTGGCTTTGAGAAATGATTCCGGGACCATTATCCTGAAATATGCCTCAATTGCCAAATCCATTTTCCATTGGACGAGCGCTGGACAGGATGGAGTTTCATGGGAAAGATTCGCACCCACTTCGCTGGTAATAAGCAACTCTTTCGACCCCCGCGGCGGAACACCGGGAAGAATAAATTCCAGTACGCCCCGACAGGATGATCTGGCGTTGCTGAAAATATCGGCTTATCCGGAATCGGACAACATGACCGGATTAAATTACTTGATCGCCAATATCGGGCTTCAACCTGTGTCAGGGGCAGCACTGAGTATCTATTATGATAATAACGAAGACAGCATTGTTGCCGATTCCGATTTCGTGGTTATATTCAATCTGCCGGATATGGCGCCGGGTGATACCATAGCGCGGATAGAGAATTTGCACCTTCGGGGTACATACGCCACTCTTCTGGCGCGGCTTCCCCAGGATGACCGTCCCGCTAATAATCTGGTATTGCTGACGGCGCCGGGTGAATATTTCCCGCCGATAATCCTCTCCGAATTTCTGGCCGATCCGCAATCGCCCCTGAGAGCGGAATGGGTCGAAATAAAAAACCGCAGTGACAGCACCATTAATATTAAAGGGTGGCTGCTGGGTGATTCGGCCCGGCAATATCAAATTACGGCGCTGGATTATTTTCTGTCGGTCGGCGAGTATCTGGTGCTCTGTGATGACAGCAGCGCTTTCAAATCCTTCTATACGGCAAGCGAAATCCCGTTGCTCCAGATGAGCGGCTGGGCGTCACTCAATAATAATGGGGATAAAATCAGACTGACCGATTCCTTTGGCTTTGTCGCCGATAGTTTCCTCTATAGTCTTGCCTATGGAGATAATTACACCTGGGGACGAGGCGGAGAGGTCGATATCACCGGCCGCTGGGGACGTTCTGTTTCGCCCGGCGGTACGCCCGGACAGGGGAATGAAGTTTATTATCAGGCATCGGCGTCGAAGATAGAGATTAAAGTTGAACCGAATCCATTCTCGCCCAGAGAAGATGGTGAGATGGTGATAACCTTTGCCGTCCCGCCCGGCGATAATTTGAGCATGAGATTATATGATACCGAGGGGCGAGTGGTTAAGACTCTGCTGGATAAAATGCCGGCATTGGACGGAACGGTTCGCTGGAACGGCAGCAGCGAGGCCGGGCGGCGTCTGCCGGTCGGGATTTATATCCTTTTTGTTGAAGTTTATGGCCGGGAACAGTACAAGCAGACGGTGGTGATCGCGCCATGA
- a CDS encoding deoxyguanosinetriphosphate triphosphohydrolase translates to MEFLSPQDRIIQYERRILAPYAAFSSGSRGRQYRQSEHPLRSVYQRDRDRVIHSAAFRRMEYKTQVFVNHEGDHYRTRLTHTIEVAQISRTIARTLGLNEDLAEAIALVHDLGHTPFGHSGEDVLDNLMADFGGFNHNRQSLRVVDILERRYPDYPGLNLTYEVREGIIKHETGGPQICPEIFPPEEKPTLEASLVDMADAIAYNSHDIDDGLSSGILSWDELADVPIWVEARTESERIFPYLDKKLRRHSIVRLLVDRQVGSLIQQTSQNIQENRINSLADVRRYPGRLVEFAIPMQEKMSVLKKFLTLKMYRHPKIMKMADEARMILETLFEEYRRDPIKLHGKFKLRLDKEPVETIIADFIAGMTDRYAVRMFGQMKAR, encoded by the coding sequence ATGGAATTTCTATCACCTCAGGACAGAATCATACAATATGAGCGGCGGATATTAGCTCCTTATGCCGCATTTTCCTCGGGCAGCCGCGGGCGGCAGTACCGCCAGAGCGAACATCCCCTTCGTTCAGTCTATCAGCGTGACCGCGATCGGGTCATCCATTCGGCGGCTTTCCGCCGCATGGAATATAAGACACAGGTTTTTGTCAACCATGAGGGGGATCATTATCGAACGCGCCTGACACATACGATAGAAGTAGCTCAGATCAGCCGGACGATTGCCCGGACTCTGGGATTAAATGAGGATCTGGCCGAAGCGATCGCACTGGTGCATGATCTGGGACACACCCCGTTCGGCCATTCGGGTGAGGATGTTCTTGATAATCTCATGGCCGATTTCGGCGGTTTTAATCATAATCGGCAGTCACTGCGGGTGGTTGATATTCTGGAACGAAGGTATCCTGATTATCCCGGCCTCAATCTTACCTATGAGGTTCGTGAGGGGATTATCAAGCATGAAACCGGCGGCCCGCAGATTTGCCCGGAAATATTTCCGCCGGAGGAAAAGCCGACTCTGGAAGCCTCGCTGGTTGATATGGCCGATGCCATCGCTTACAACAGCCATGACATCGATGACGGATTATCATCGGGAATACTCAGTTGGGATGAATTGGCGGACGTGCCGATATGGGTCGAAGCCAGGACCGAATCGGAGCGGATATTCCCGTATCTTGATAAAAAGCTTCGTCGCCATTCCATAGTAAGACTTCTGGTCGACCGTCAGGTAGGCAGCCTGATACAGCAAACCTCCCAGAACATTCAAGAAAACAGGATCAATTCACTGGCTGATGTTCGCCGTTATCCGGGAAGGCTGGTCGAATTTGCAATTCCGATGCAGGAAAAGATGAGCGTCCTCAAAAAATTTCTCACGTTGAAAATGTACCGCCACCCAAAGATCATGAAAATGGCCGATGAGGCCCGGATGATTTTGGAAACATTGTTTGAGGAATATCGCCGTGACCCAATAAAACTCCACGGTAAGTTCAAGCTCCGTCTTGATAAGGAGCCGGTCGAAACCATCATTGCCGATTTCATTGCCGGAATGACCGACCGATATGCGGTACGTATGTTCGGGCAGATGAAAGCGCGGTGA
- the holA gene encoding DNA polymerase III subunit delta — translation MTPSELNQELESGRFRSVYYFCGTEDYRMKEAEKAIVRRFLPKSQTAINHTVITAQKGKLPDILTELSVIPMLGERQVFTIDEIQSLAQSEIEKILSILSPPDPSRVVIFVTPATRALSKKTKLLEFLLQKTAAIEFNRIPGDQARRRITAVFKEHQITIQPEAEKILIMLGGGDMGGLTEEVNKLVNYVGQGGTIRKEDVALVCSDYQAYQIYELADRAAQGDFDRSLAIISYLSGQGERASTITFWLGEHFIDLYLVKNKKPLPVWKKKFLWKYSQQADLFDNKQLEKIIELISEADYELRSNIKPEILIIEKLVINICNLRNQKTAHG, via the coding sequence GTGACTCCAAGCGAACTTAATCAGGAACTGGAATCCGGTAGATTCCGGTCGGTCTACTATTTTTGTGGGACCGAAGATTATCGGATGAAAGAAGCCGAAAAGGCGATTGTCCGGAGATTTCTTCCCAAATCCCAGACGGCTATAAATCATACAGTCATAACCGCGCAGAAAGGAAAGCTGCCCGATATTCTGACCGAGCTTTCTGTCATCCCGATGCTGGGAGAGCGGCAGGTTTTCACCATTGATGAAATTCAATCCCTTGCACAGAGCGAGATAGAGAAGATACTTTCTATCTTGAGCCCGCCGGATCCGAGCCGAGTTGTCATTTTCGTGACACCGGCAACCAGGGCGTTGAGCAAGAAAACGAAGCTGCTGGAATTCCTGCTTCAAAAAACCGCGGCAATTGAATTTAATCGGATCCCGGGGGACCAGGCGCGAAGAAGAATCACCGCCGTCTTCAAAGAGCACCAGATCACGATTCAGCCCGAAGCCGAAAAAATACTGATAATGTTGGGCGGTGGTGATATGGGAGGACTGACCGAAGAAGTGAACAAGCTGGTCAACTATGTCGGTCAGGGAGGAACGATCAGAAAAGAGGATGTAGCGCTGGTCTGTTCCGACTATCAGGCTTACCAGATTTACGAGTTGGCGGATCGGGCGGCACAGGGGGATTTTGATCGATCACTGGCCATCATAAGTTATCTGTCCGGTCAGGGGGAGAGAGCTTCCACGATTACATTCTGGCTGGGAGAGCATTTTATCGACCTTTATCTGGTCAAGAATAAGAAGCCTTTGCCGGTCTGGAAAAAGAAGTTTCTTTGGAAATACAGCCAGCAGGCGGATCTGTTTGATAATAAACAGCTTGAGAAGATAATCGAGTTGATTTCCGAGGCCGATTATGAGCTTCGCAGCAATATCAAACCGGAAATCCTGATTATCGAGAAATTGGTTATTAATATCTGTAACCTTCGCAATCAAAAAACTGCCCATGGATGA
- a CDS encoding sigma-70 family RNA polymerase sigma factor, which produces MDEKIREEKAALSVNNANDAALDQALIKAARDGDKNAYGRLVLKYQKRVYRFVAALLGRTDTAEDMVQEAFVKGYLALNDFEWGRPFYPWISTIARNLALNHIKREEREKPISEIDDFLYQVPDSSANPLERMIEKENDKRLLRAIMALPIQFRSVFILRMFEKMSYEEIARYLNISVGTVDSRLHRARERLIEALKDSL; this is translated from the coding sequence ATGGATGAAAAAATCCGGGAAGAAAAAGCGGCTCTATCTGTAAATAATGCGAATGATGCCGCCTTGGACCAGGCTCTTATCAAGGCAGCCCGGGACGGTGATAAGAATGCGTATGGGCGGCTGGTGCTGAAATATCAGAAGCGGGTATATAGATTCGTGGCGGCGCTTCTGGGCCGAACGGATACCGCCGAGGATATGGTGCAGGAAGCTTTTGTGAAAGGATACCTGGCCTTGAATGATTTTGAGTGGGGAAGGCCGTTTTATCCCTGGATTTCAACTATTGCCAGAAATCTGGCCCTCAATCATATCAAGAGAGAGGAGCGGGAGAAACCGATTTCGGAAATCGATGATTTCCTCTATCAGGTGCCTGATTCCAGCGCAAACCCGCTGGAACGAATGATTGAGAAGGAGAATGATAAGAGGCTCTTGCGAGCCATTATGGCTTTGCCGATTCAGTTTCGGTCGGTTTTCATTCTGCGAATGTTCGAGAAGATGAGCTATGAGGAAATTGCCCGATATTTGAATATCTCGGTCGGAACCGTTGATTCCAGGCTGCACCGGGCGCGGGAAAGGCTGATTGAGGCCCTAAAGGATTCGCTTTAG
- a CDS encoding zf-HC2 domain-containing protein, which produces MKCDRIKLILGRYVDDRLTALERAEVEEHLTGCTECRAHYQDLLKLEASVEKLQLGGDEEYWLRQKDAILGTIGEIEASTVVKLPKKKRTGLPFKLAAIAASVSLVAYISIHESKVTEPTRALFTPQALPSVSTVKPSMPETTKAAEHLMIEKRASDTGARTSPKSTIISMEPEKREVPVVSPITVTQSAESMVAGEKPIVLEAVPPAPDTTSRISKITKMEQTLIQKVPEPAGESLLKKERKSAPSAKPEEQKGHKPEALPEIPVPKTDLASADRQMNPKSQSNAIISAASDSSDMIAYVDWRRQTEYLEALHGQLLTSEGKGISSISSSQKTDSLKQVLLDMAEAYYNVGRLTPDKDERYVMLGKLQSLAARADSSCLKTIQDYITALDSLTK; this is translated from the coding sequence ATGAAGTGTGACAGGATAAAATTGATTTTGGGTCGGTATGTTGATGACCGGCTGACCGCATTGGAAAGAGCCGAGGTCGAGGAGCATCTGACCGGCTGTACCGAATGCCGCGCACATTATCAGGATCTGCTGAAATTAGAGGCTTCGGTCGAGAAGCTGCAACTTGGCGGCGATGAGGAGTATTGGTTGCGGCAGAAAGACGCCATCCTCGGCACCATAGGCGAAATTGAGGCATCCACAGTTGTTAAACTGCCAAAGAAAAAGAGAACCGGACTTCCTTTTAAGCTGGCGGCAATCGCCGCCTCGGTTTCGCTGGTGGCCTATATATCCATACATGAATCGAAAGTCACCGAGCCGACTAGGGCACTATTTACGCCGCAAGCTTTGCCGAGTGTATCAACCGTCAAACCTTCAATGCCTGAAACAACCAAAGCGGCCGAGCATCTGATGATCGAGAAGAGGGCATCTGATACCGGCGCTCGGACCTCTCCGAAAAGCACAATCATAAGCATGGAACCGGAAAAGAGGGAGGTTCCGGTAGTGTCTCCAATTACTGTCACTCAAAGTGCGGAGTCGATGGTGGCCGGCGAGAAGCCAATAGTTCTTGAAGCAGTACCGCCTGCTCCAGACACAACGAGCAGAATCTCGAAAATTACGAAAATGGAGCAGACGCTAATCCAGAAAGTGCCGGAGCCTGCCGGAGAGTCTCTACTTAAAAAAGAGAGAAAGAGCGCACCGTCGGCAAAGCCTGAGGAACAAAAGGGTCACAAGCCAGAGGCCCTGCCCGAAATTCCAGTTCCGAAGACTGATCTCGCGAGTGCTGACCGGCAGATGAATCCAAAAAGCCAGAGCAACGCAATCATATCGGCCGCGTCCGACAGCAGCGATATGATTGCCTATGTGGATTGGCGCCGTCAGACGGAGTATCTGGAGGCACTGCACGGTCAACTCCTGACTTCTGAAGGCAAAGGGATTTCTTCCATCAGCTCATCTCAAAAGACCGATTCCCTGAAACAGGTACTGCTGGACATGGCCGAGGCTTATTACAATGTCGGCCGTCTCACGCCCGATAAGGATGAGAGATATGTCATGCTGGGCAAACTCCAGAGTCTAGCCGCCCGGGCGGATTCAAGCTGCCTGAAAACGATACAGGATTATATAACTGCTCTTGATTCCCTGACAAAATAA
- a CDS encoding PspC domain-containing protein: MNKRLYWSRVDHKIGGVCGGLAEYFDIDPTLVRIAAIVLIFFHGLGLLAYIIAWITMPRRPLVVVDGAIVNERPAGKNGASKGAFILGFILILIGLLFLIEKFYWWFDFGLVIAIALVLLGIFLLVRPGKGEHVNHNNAQPGEVVR; the protein is encoded by the coding sequence ATGAATAAACGACTTTACTGGTCGCGGGTAGACCACAAGATTGGCGGCGTATGCGGCGGTCTGGCGGAATACTTCGATATCGATCCGACGCTGGTAAGGATTGCGGCCATAGTGCTGATATTTTTTCACGGCCTCGGTCTTCTGGCCTACATTATCGCCTGGATCACCATGCCCAGACGTCCCCTGGTAGTTGTCGACGGAGCAATTGTCAACGAGCGGCCAGCGGGTAAGAATGGAGCTTCGAAAGGCGCTTTCATTCTGGGTTTTATCCTGATTCTAATCGGACTGCTTTTTCTAATTGAGAAATTTTACTGGTGGTTTGATTTTGGCCTTGTCATTGCGATTGCACTGGTTTTATTGGGCATATTTTTACTTGTTCGGCCGGGGAAAGGAGAGCATGTCAATCATAATAATGCACAGCCGGGGGAGGTGGTAAGATGA